Proteins found in one Cheilinus undulatus linkage group 9, ASM1832078v1, whole genome shotgun sequence genomic segment:
- the ptprjb.1 gene encoding receptor-type tyrosine-protein phosphatase beta isoform X5 produces MKPLVRFCVSLLLLCALLEGAQPNCDSDNRQCSGNETETFTTDTKSISLESDPTCNLSSRTDTTGQGSLSDLTPGAVYPVFFGCFNCCKEITTKPEAVRDLSVSEITTSSVSLTWTKPNGNSSLYRVYWTDETNKWNKSTNETNMNVTGLTAGVEYTFTVSAVADDGQTEGENSTKTRYTKPGVVTDLRVHNVTTSSMFLTWTKPEGQSPSYKVQWTDEASKTVTETKTSINITDLTAGVQYDISVTAVAGDNTTEGESSTVSRYTKPALVDNLNAVDITTSSMFLNWTEPRGESPSFRVQWKIKNGKLIDTVNVTETSINITDLTAGVQYDTSVTAVAGDNTTEGESSTVSKYTKPAVVDNLSAVEITTSSVCLNWTKPEGENSFYRVQWENGDMNQTKTVTETSINITGLTAGVQYDISVTAVAGDNTTEGESSTVSKYTKPALVDNLHAVDITTSSVCLNWTKPEGENSFYRVQWENGDMNQTKTVTETSINITGLTAGVQYDISVTAVAGDNQTEGQSSTVSIYTKPAVVDNLSAVEITTSSMFLNWTEPRGERSFYRVQWRNGDMNKTKTVTDTSINITGLTAGVQYDISVTAVAGDNTTEGESSTVSKYTKPAVVNNLSAIEITTSSMFLNWTKPRGESPSFRVQWKIKNGKLIDTVNVTETSINITGLTAGVQYDISVTAVAGDNTTEGESSTVSKYTKPAVVDNLSAVEITTSSVCLNWTKPEGENSFYRVQWENGDMNQTKTVTETSINITGLTAGVQYDISVTAVAGDNTTEGESSTVSKYTKPALVDNLHAVDITTSSVCLNWTKPEGENSFYRVQWENGDMNQTKTVTETSINITGLTAGVQYDISVTAVAGDNQTEGQSSTVSIYTKPAVVDNLSAVEITTSSMFLNWTEPRGERSFYRVQWRNGDMNKTKTVTDTSINITGLTAGVQYDISVTAVAGDNTTEGESSTVSKYTKPAVVNNLSAIEITTSSMFLNWTKPRGESPSFRVQWKIKNGKLIDTVNVTETSINITDLTAGVQYDISVTAVAGDNTTEGESSTVSKYTKPGKVGSHTSSVTNYTISLNWKAPPGDVSEYRVDWHNGGTEMSNSTTSTFAKLSDLIPGTTYTIQITAVNGAHETGEPYIFTVVTKPAVVNNLIITGVTTTSVTLEWSKPKGNATSYIVQWLEGVKSLNDSTNETSLTIDGLTPGYEYSITVVAVSESPSNTGEGTSTSTFTKPVKPVNITVGPRGTDNLNIAWVLSEGRVDHYVVHILNKELMFSNNKTSKNTTVLFTGLYPGRVFVVTVTAEAGAHREMSDESQFATYPTPPGAIVITRRTNSSLHLGWATPALMENAPDVIYHVTYISSMDGAEKNESMVNKTDLLPLLAGTSYNISVKTIGPQGLTSSAVHTSTFTSPNPVLNLISHPKSISSVEVKWSPPREEKDYYTYYVQTHSPTGTPINRTVSTNSADLSDLESGTRYSISVRTIAAPGIESTEEFTSSYTKPTAVANVKAENVTTTSVRLSWSRQSDYKQSYSYLVMALHGAMRVHNDSTKTETYTFTNLCPGRLYTFKVITEVDGVESSVANTTSYTKPPVVSDILVTGDTTKLSVSWMAAECQVESFTVRLLRGEELVGNGTDLSNTTVNKVFEGLKPGVLYCAEVITESGPFRNTSPRVCNATFPNPPGPITVASQTVDSINFTWSLPENMDHMQYNFSVTTSNGSSLTTDRWFLLKGLLSGSPYNISVVTVGVNNFESTEVTARNYTRPYPAEVLAKKTEINPTTVTLFWEQKEIKPHYSYVVKASNNAPPETVDKTTKTISGLLSGTNYSFTVITQTEDGTQADPETVSFFTRPHGVRHLQAKTLNTTAVRLSWTDPMEYKPEYRYQVETTGCDTFKNINSTVNNTVISELTQGTECTFCVFVRAGDGIKGEANCISQYTEPETVQPSISSQGSNSSILVSWTKPQGRVDNFSVSLTSTSESGIQLNSSATSYLFENLSAGRVYFAVVSTLSGPFKRPSVNVTNATFPNPPGPISVLEKTTNSLEIKWEGAPQMSGASFFYQLTNISAKEGNFISTTSTSHTFSSLLSGTSYNISVATVGASDFQSAKVYRHMVTTRPFGVGSVRTTVEEEIINVTWDIPVQYKDSYRFILTRQSSEGNVSDTAKENTYNFTKLVPGSPYNISVTTETSDGTQSNTTWKSVCTKASPGTNFVCEGPNKTNAEVILTWKCPRGRYSSFKVYVDDNDHSTSSQCNLTVPNLRHYTEYKLTVETQSCGPASNQTVRCRTGITNPPSPGNLNLLVKVMEREHDRFTLNINSSLLNNTNGPIRYVGVLVMNENTDTSDFRSYLEKTHAQWDAGNTPAYLATVREINLQSRSEDAQLVIVVGDSSIWKGYTNGALKANRNYQLAIVLFTDLKLQSQLVNGAQSLVSVTQFSTVVFLPVNPAVIGLAVGATLGIFSILFFILIGFIIYWRRLSKKKSPDIQINPIRAKSVAVKVEDFEAYYKKQKADSNCGFAEEFEDLKTVGTGQTKTNALAPENKSKNRYNNVLPYDHSRVKLSIIHGSPHDDYINANYMPGYNSRKEFIAAQGPLPQTVNEFWRMIWEKNVQTLVMLTRCNEQGRVKCEQYWEHGTKHFENIIVTMTSEIPLKDWTIRDFDVKNVKTAETRSVRHFHFTAWPDHGVPETTELLISFRHLVREHMDQYSRHSPAVVHCSAGVGRTGTLIAIDRLINQIERENTVDVYGIVHDLRMHRPLMVQTEDQYVFLNQCALDIIRSRTGTNVDLIYQNIAAISIYENVEPKKGHSKNGY; encoded by the exons GGTGCTCAACCAAACTGTGACAGTGACA ATAGACAATGCTCTGGgaatgaaacagaaacatttacaaCAGACACAAAATCGATCAGCTTAGAATCAGATCCAACCTGTAACTTATCCAGCAGGACTGACACCACTGGACAGGGATCGCTGAGCGATTTGACTCCTGGAGCCGTCTACCCTGTGTTTTTCGGTTGTTTCAACTGCTGCAAAGAAATCACAACGA AGCCTGAAGCTGTCAGGGATCTCAGTGTCAGTGAAATCACAACCTCATCCGTGTCTCTGACCTGGACTAAACCAAATGGAAATAGCTCCCTCTACAGAGTCTACTGGACAGATGAAACAAATAAATGGAACAAGAGTACCAATGAAACAAACATGAATGTCACTGGGCTGACAGCTGGAGTAGAGTACACTTTTACAGTCAGTGCTGTAGCAGATGATGGTCAAACTGAAGGAGAGAATTCCACGAAAACTCGGTACACCA AGCCTGGAGTGGTTACGGATCTTCGAGTTCATAATGTCACAACATCCTCAATGTTTCTAACCTGGACTAAACCAGAAGGACAGAGCCCCTCCTATAAAGTACAGTGGACTGATGAGGCATCTAAGACTGTGACTGAGACAAAAACATCCATTAACATTACTGACCTGACTGCTGGGGTCCAGTATGACATAAGTGTCACTGCAGTGGCTGGAGATAACACAACAGAAGGAGAGAGTTCCACTGTTTCAAGATACACCA AGCCTGCATTGGTAGATAATCTCAATGCTGTTGATATCACAACATCCTCAATGTTTctgaactggactgaaccaagaGGAGAGAGCCCCTCTTTCAGAGTccagtggaaaataaaaaatggaaagcTTATTGACACTGTAAACGTGACAGAGACATCCATTAACATTACTGACCTGACTGCTGGGGTCCAGTATGACACAAGTGTCACTGCAGTGGCTGGAGATAACACAACAGAAGGAGAGAGTTCCACTGTTTCAAAATACACCA AGCCGGCAGTGGTCGATAATCTCAGTGCTGTTGAAATCACAACATCATCAGTGTGTCTGAACTGGACTAAACCAGAAGGAGAGAACTCTTTCTATAGAGTACAGTGGGAGAATGGAGACATGAATCAGACTAAAACTGTAACAGAGACATCCATTAACATTACTGGCCTGACTGCTGGGGTCCAGTATGACATAAGTGTCACTGCAGTGGCTGGAGATAACACAACAGAAGGAGAGAGTTCCACTGTTTCAAAATACACCA AGCCTGCATTGGTAGATAATCTTCATGCAGTTGACATCACAACATCATCAGTGTGTCTGAACTGGACTAAACCAGAAGGAGAGAACTCTTTCTATAGAGTACAGTGGGAGAATGGAGACATGAATCAGACTAAAACTGTAACAGAGACATCCATTAACATTACTGGCCTGACTGCTGGGGTCCAGTATGACATAAGTGTCACTGCAGTGGCTGGAGATAACCAAACTGAGGGACAAAGTTCCACTGTTTCAATATACACCA AGCCGGCAGTGGTCGATAATCTCAGTGCTGTTGAAATCACAACATCCTCAATGTTTCTGAACTGGACCGAACCACGAGGAGAGCGCTCCTTCTATAGAGTGCAGTGGAGGAATGGAGACATGAATAAGACTAAAACTGTAACAGACACATCCATTAACATTACTGGCCTGACTGCTGGGGTCCAGTATGACATAAGTGTCACTGCAGTGGCTGGAGATAACACAACAGAAGGAGAGAGTTCCACTGTTTCAAAATACACCA AGCCTGCAGTAGTGAATAATCTCAGTGCCATTGAAATCACAACATCCTCAATGTTTCTGAACTGGACTAAACCAAGAGGAGAGAGCCCCTCTTTCAGAGTccagtggaaaataaaaaatggaaagcTTATTGACACTGTAAACGTGACAGAGACATCCATTAACATTACTGGCCTGACTGCTGGGGTCCAGTATGACATAAGTGTCACTGCAGTGGCTGGAGATAACACAACAGAAGGAGAGAGTTCCACTGTTTCAAAATACACCA AGCCGGCAGTGGTCGATAATCTCAGTGCTGTTGAAATCACAACATCATCAGTGTGTCTGAACTGGACTAAACCAGAAGGAGAGAACTCTTTCTATAGAGTACAGTGGGAGAATGGAGACATGAATCAGACTAAAACTGTAACAGAGACATCCATTAACATTACTGGCCTGACTGCTGGGGTCCAGTATGACATAAGTGTCACTGCAGTGGCTGGAGATAACACAACAGAAGGAGAGAGTTCCACTGTTTCAAAATACACCA AGCCTGCATTGGTAGATAATCTTCATGCAGTTGACATCACAACATCATCAGTGTGTCTGAACTGGACTAAACCAGAAGGAGAGAACTCTTTCTATAGAGTACAGTGGGAGAATGGAGACATGAATCAGACTAAAACTGTAACAGAGACATCCATTAACATTACTGGCCTGACTGCTGGGGTCCAGTATGACATAAGTGTCACTGCAGTGGCTGGAGATAACCAAACTGAGGGACAAAGTTCCACTGTTTCAATATACACCA AGCCGGCAGTGGTCGATAATCTCAGTGCTGTTGAAATCACAACATCCTCAATGTTTCTGAACTGGACCGAACCACGAGGAGAGCGCTCCTTCTATAGAGTGCAGTGGAGGAATGGAGACATGAATAAGACTAAAACTGTAACAGACACATCCATTAACATTACTGGCCTGACTGCTGGGGTCCAGTATGACATAAGTGTCACTGCAGTGGCTGGAGATAACACAACAGAAGGAGAGAGTTCCACTGTTTCAAAATACACCA AGCCTGCAGTAGTGAATAATCTCAGTGCCATTGAAATCACAACATCCTCAATGTTTCTGAACTGGACTAAACCAAGAGGAGAGAGCCCCTCTTTCAGAGTccagtggaaaataaaaaatggaaagcTTATTGACACTGTAAACGTGACAGAGACATCCATTAACATTACTGACCTGACTGCTGGGGTCCAGTATGACATAAGTGTCACTGCAGTGGCTGGAGATAACACAACAGAAGGAGAGAGTTCCACTGTTTCAAAATACACCA AACCTGGAAAAGTTGGGAGCCATACTTCATCTGTGACCAACTACACCATCTCCCTGAACTGGAAAGCACCTCCTGGTGACGTGTCTGAGTACAGGGTAGATTGGCACAATGGTGGGACAGAGATGTCAAACTCCACAACCTCTACCTTTGCCAAGCTATCAGACCTGATCCCTGGTACTACCTACACGATCCAGATCACCGCTGTAAATGGGGCTCATGAAACAGGAGAACCTTACATATTCACTGTTGTTACAA aaCCTGCTGTAGTCAATAATCTTATCATCACTGGAGTCACAACAACATCTGTGACTCTAGAGTGGTCTAAACCAAAGGGCAACGCCACGTCATACATCGTTCAGTGGCTGGAAGGAGTAAAAAGCTTGAATGACAGCACCAATGAAACATCCCTTACCATCGATGGTTTAACGCCTGGTTACGAGTACAGCATTACAGTGGTAGCTGTTTCTGAAAGTCCCTCAAACACAGGAGAGGGAACTTCAACATCTACCTTCACAA AACCTGTAAAGCCTGTGAATATCACTGTTGGACCCCGAGGAACTGATAACCTGAACATCGCATGGGTTTTGTCTGAAGGAAGGGTTGATCACTATGTGGTGCACATCTTAAATAAGGAACTGATGTTTTCTaacaacaaaacatcaaaaaacacCACTGTCCTCTTCACTGGTTTATATCCTGGGAGAGTCTTTGTCGTCACGGTGACTGCTGAGGCTGGAGCACACAGAGAGATgtctgatgagtctcaattTGCCACTT ACCCTACTCCTCCTGGTGCGATCGTCATCACTCGCAGGACTAACTCCTCACTCCACCTGGGTTGGGCGACTCCTGCTCTGATGGAGAATGCTCCTGACGTCATTTACCATGTCACCTACATCTCATCCATGGAcggtgcagaaaaaaatgaaagcatggTCAACAAAACTGAtctgttgccacttttagctgGAACTTCCTAtaacatttctgtgaaaacaATTGGACCCCAAGGCTTAACAAGCTCAGCTGTCCATACTTCTACTTTCACCT CACCTAACCCTGTGTTGAACCTCATATCCCACCCTAAATCCATCTCCTCCGTGGAAGTGAAATGGTCACCACCACGGGAAGAAAAGGACTATTACACATACTATGTCCAAACCCACAGCCCTACAGGGACACCCATAAACAGAACAGTCAGCACTAACAGTGCTGACTTATCAGACCTGGAGTCAGGAACGAGATACAGCATCAGCGTCAGGACGATAGCGGCACCAGGAATCGAATCAACAGAAGAATTCACATCCAGCTACACAA AACCCACAGCAGTGGCGAATGTCAAAGCAGAGAATGTGACAACGACATCTGTCCGGCTGTCCTGGTCCAGGCAGAGTGATTACAAACAGTCCTACTCCTACCTGGTGATGGCACTGCATGGTGCTATGCGGGTTCACAATGATTCAACCAAGACTGAGACGTACACCTTCACCAATCTGTGCCCTGGAAGACTGTATACTTTTAAAGTGATCACAGAGGTGGACGGGGTAGAATCCTCCGTGGCAAACACAACTAGTTACACAA AGCCTCCAGTGGTGTCTGACATCTTAGTCACAGGAGACACAACCAAGCTGTCAGTGAGCTGGATGGCAGCAGAGTGTCAGGTGGAATCGTTCACCGTCCGGCTGCTCAGAGGCGAGGAGCTGGTGGGAAACGGCACAGATCTAAGTAACACGACTGTAAACAAAGTGTTTGAGGGCCTGAAACCAGGAGTGCTGTACTGTGCAGAGGTGATCACTGAGAGTGGACCTTTTAGGAATACAAGTCCAAGAGTTTGCAACGCGACCT TTCCCAACCCTCCTGGTCCCATCACAGTGGCGTCTCAGACTGTGGACTCGATTAATTTCACCTGGTCCTTACCTGAGAACATGGACCACATGCAGTATAACTTCAGTGTGACCACATCTAATGGCTCCTCTTTGACCACAGACCGCTGGTTTCTGCTGAAAGGTCTACTGTCAGGAAGTCCGTACAACATCTCTGTTGTAACTGTTGGTGTGAACAACTTTGAGAGCACAGAGGTGACTGCACGAAACTATACAA GACCATATCCTGCAGAAGTGCTggcaaaaaagacagaaatcaaCCCAACTACAGTAACCTTGTTTTGGGAGCAGAAAGAGATCAAACCTCACTACTCTTATGTGGTGAAGGCTTCTAACAATGCTCCACCTGAAACAGTCGACAAAACCACAAAGACGATCAGTGGACTTCTCTCTGGGACGAACTACAGCTTTACTGTGATTACTCAGACAGAGGATGGCACTCAGGCAGATCCTGAGACTGTGTCTTTTTTTACAC GACCCCATGGTGTTAGACATTTACAGGCTAAAACCTTAAACACAACAGCTGTCCGTCTGTCTTGGACTGACCCTATGGAATACAAACCAGAGTACAGATATCAGGTTGAGACTACAGGCTGTGACACCTTCAAAAACATCAACTCCACAGTAAACAACACTGTAATCTCTGAGCTCACCCAAGGGACCGAATGCACCTTCTGTGTCTTTGTCAGGGCAGGAGACGGCATTAAAGGAGAAGCAAATTGCATCTCTCAGTACACAG AGCCTGAGACAGTGCAGCCCAGTATCTCCAGTCAGGGCTCCAACAGTTCAATCCTGGTGTCGTGGACCAAGCCTCAAGGGAGAGTGGACAACTTCAGCGTTTCTTTGACAAGCACCTCTGAATCTGGAATACAGCTGAACTCCAGTGCTACCTCCTATCTTTTTGAGAACCTGTCTGCTGGAAGAGTTTATTTCGCAGTGGTATCCACACTGAGCGGACCCTTCAAGAGACCATCTGTAAATGTTACAAATGCAACTT TCCCCAACCCTCCTGGCCCAATTTCAGTGCTGGAAAAGACAACTAACTCACTTGAAATTAAATGGGAGGGGGCTCCTCAGATGTCTGGTGCTTCATTCTTCTACCAGCTGACTAACATATCAGCAAAGGAAGGCAACTTCATCTCTACCACCAGCACCAGTCACACTTTCTCCTCCCTGCTGTCTGGCACCTCCTATAACATCTCAGTGGCTACAGTGGGTGCTTCAGATTTTCAGAGTGCGAAGGTTTACCGCCACATGGTCACCACAA GACCGTTTGGTGTGGGTTCTGTTCGCACTACTGTGGAGGAGGAGATCATTAATGTCACATGGGACATACCTGTTCAATACAAGGACAGCTATCGGTTCATTTTGACAAGGCAGAGCTCAGAAGGAAATGTCAGTGACACAGCAAAGGAAAACACATACAATTTTACCAAACTTGTTCCTGGCAGCCCTTACAACATCAGTGTGACCACAGAGACGTCTGATGGCACGCAGAGTAATACAACATGGAAATCTGTCTGCACAA AGGCGAGCCCTGGGACAAACTTTGTGTGTGAGGgtccaaacaaaacaaatgcagaaGTCATCCTGACCTGGAAATGTCCTCGTGGTCGGTACTCCAGCTTCAAGGTTTATGTTGACGATAATGACCATTCAACAAGCTCCCAGTGTAATCTCACGGTGCCCAACCTTCGTCACTACACTGAGTACAAGCTGACTGTGGAGACACAGAGCTGTGGACCAGCCAGCAATCAGACTGTTCGCTGCAGGACAGGAATCACAA ATCCTCCCTCTCCAGGAAACCTTAACTTACTGGTGAAAGTTATGGAAAGAGAACATGACAGATTTACGCTTAACATTAACTCCAGCCTTCTGAACAACACAAACGGGCCGATCAGATATGTTGGAGTACTGGTGATGAATGAAAACACTG ACACCTCTGACTTTAGAAGCTACTTGGAGAAAACTCATGCACAGTGGGATGCAGGAAACACTCCAGCATATCTGGCAACAGTCAGAGAGATAAACCTTCAATCCCGCAGCGAGGACGCCCAGCTAGTCATAGTGGTTGGAGATAGTAGCATATGGAAAGGCTACACTAATGGTGCTCTGAAAGCCAACCGCAATTACCA ATTGGCTATTGTCTTGTTCACTGATCTGAAACTCCAAAGTCAGCTTGTGAATGGTGCACAGTCACTGGTCTCAGTAACACAATTCAGTACAGTCGTCTTTCTCCCAGTAAACCCAG CTGTGATCGGCCTCGCTGTCGGAGCAACTTTGGGAATTTTTTccatcctcttcttcatcctcattGGCTTCATTATTTACTGGAGAAG GttatccaaaaaaaaatcacctgaCATCCAGATTAACCCCATCAG AGCCAAATC TGTGGCTGTGAAGGTTGAGGACTTTGAGGCGTACTACAAGAAGCAGAAAGCCGACTCCAACTGTGGCTTTGCCGAGGAATTTGAG GACCTAAAAACTGTTGGAACAGGACAGACTAAAACAAACGCCCTGGCTCCAGAGAACAAGTCCAAGAACCGCTACAACAACGTGCTTCCCT ATGACCACTCTAGGGTGAAACTCTCTATCATCCATGGGAGTCCACATGATGACTACATCAATGCTAACTACATGCCG GGTTACAACTCCAGGAAGGAGTTTATAGCAGCCCAGGGTCCTCTGCCGCAAACAGTCAACGAGTTCTGGAGGATGATCTGGGAGAAGAATGTACAGACTCTGGTCATGCTGACACGCTGCAATGAACAGGGACGG GTAAAATGTGAGCAGTACTGGGAACACGGCACCAAGCACTTTGAAAACATCATTGTAACAATGACCTCTGAAATCCCCCTGAAAGACTGGACCATCAGGGACTTTGATGTGAAAAAT GTGAAAACTGCAGAGACCCGCTCAGTTCGTCACTTCCACTTCACAGCCTGGCCGGATCACGGTGTGCCAGAGACCACCGAGCTCCTAATAAGTTTCAGACATCTGGTCAGAGAGCACATGGACCAGTACTCCAGACACTCTCCTGCTGTGGTCCACTGCAG TGCTGGTGTTGGTAGAACTGGTACCTTGATAGCCATCGATCGTCTAATCAACCAGATTGAGAGGGAAAATACGGTGGACGTGTACGGCATCGTCCATGATCTGCGCATGCACAGACCCCTCATGGTGCAGACAGAG GACCAGTATGTCTTCTTAAACCAGTGTGCCTTGGACATCATCAGATCAAGAACTGGAACCAATGTGGATCTAATCTACCAAAACATCGCTGCGATCTCTATTTACGAGAATGTGGAGCCAAAGAAAGGACATTCCAAAAACGGGTACTAG